Genomic DNA from Telopea speciosissima isolate NSW1024214 ecotype Mountain lineage chromosome 2, Tspe_v1, whole genome shotgun sequence:
CCAAccattttttgatgaaagtgtaatcacacaaaccacataccaatcccaaaaggttaaccgacttttaggaccgtggaatgacagatatacacaacacagATCACACTCACatacccgatgtgggactaaacccatacaacccttctttttttttatgaaagtgtaatcacacaaaccacgtGCACACCAATCCCACTccaaccttgtttggttaaCCTAAGGTGTTGAACTTATAAAAGCTCAGCAACAATATTAAATGCTTTGTCTGCTGACATGGTAGTTGAAAATCCCACTCCTATCctatccaaagtcccaccaataccaataccaataccaataccaatttGTTGGGACTTTGATTAATGTTCATGGCAAAAGTAAAAATCCCACCTTTGTTCCCCAAGCCACTACACTATGAGATTCAATCCTACAATATTCCCACTCGATCTACCCTATCAAACAAACGGCCTCTTAAAGATTTTGTTTGACCAATCATAGTTTTGTCAAGATTGGCATTTAAGGTAACTAAAAATAGGTTACAACTGGATGACAAGTTCACAACTAGACACCAtttaggacaaagttttccttcactatGCACTATGCAATGAAAGTTCACCAACctatcttagggttcacaaatccctatAGGGGGTTTTAATGTAagtcccaaaatacccttctgataCATACCCTCTGGCACCTTCCTTCAGCCCGTGGCGAATTAACTCCCATTCACTGCAGCTTAAGTAAAACTCGGTCCCTTTAgtacaaagttttccttcactagtGTAGGTAGGTTCACCAACCCATCCCTTTATCCTTAGTATCACCTCACAAAGACACATTAATTAAGGAAAACCCAAGGAAAAAGTCATGAAGTCCACCAATTTGATTTTGCAACAGATGCTTTGGGCCTGAACCAAATCAAACTGAACCATGGCACCGGATCATCATCAATacaaagaggaaaggaagaaaataattttcttttgcaTCATTTTTGTTTATAATAGGTAATAGAATCAAGTGACTATCTTTCCCTTTCTCCTCTGGGGAAACCCTATTTTTACCGACTTCACAAACCATTACACAATTTACAGCTTACAAGTTGGGTCATTTGTGAGGCTTCTCAACAAGACTGAATCAGCAATAACTGGTTCGTCGTCATCATTCCGATGCCAACTCCATAATGCATAACTTTCATTCATCACCTGAAATTCACCATGTCCGAAACTTGCCTCTCTAAACACTGATATTTTGGGTTGAGGATCGATATACCTGTCAAATGTGCACACAGACATGCATTAATTAAGAGAACAAATAATCACTGCTTCAAAAAACACCAAAGGAAGAAGTGGGATCGACTTACTTTTTAGCAAGGCCTTCGCGATTACCACCATCACCAATTGTGATATGAACCGGACCACAAGCGTTAGTTTGACCTTTATAAACACGAGTCTGGGCATTTGAACAATCAAATAATAAATCATCAATTGGATAAGGAAATGTGAATTAATTGAGGTTTCAATTTGATGAGCTTTTCATGTATATCTATGAGATATATAAGGGCAACATGGGCTGAGATAGGCAGGTTAGAGCCCACATTACCATAGCCCATCAGGGTGTCTACTAGCCTGGGTCTTTGGTATTTGTTTGCAAATAAGCCAATCCCAACATCCTTTTTCTTGAAGGGAGTGTCTTAATGATACTTCTATAGGTGTGTTCCGAACTTGACACTTTCATCTAATTGCTCTTTGTCTTATTCCTAGAAGCATTTGATGTAgctttttcaatgagggtaaaagtGTTTCATTTCACAAAAGATCTGCATTAAAtgattttcaactttttgaaaactcttttctaAGAAGGGCATGAAATTAGGGCTCCAACAGAATCGGGTTGGGCtgagctttttaaaaccctaggccaaccctgagtccccttagttgggcccaggccctgCCCGaacctgactcagggcctgaaaaatccatcCCTGACCtaccctcagggttgggctagactgaacttgattggccctgatcatagggagggggaagggagatccATGGGCTAGGGAGaatattatcaattttacataaaataccattataataaaatatattatatcatttattatcttcatatttAATACTTTATACAACAAAATGTGTGTGACATagagttatatatatattttatagtttaTCTTAAAACAGGATCAGGtcgggcttagcccgaggcctcaaccttggcctgATCCGATCCTGACTGGATGTAAGAAATTTCTAGCTTTGACCCGTCCTCTGTGCCAAGAATCTAAGCCCATGCCCTGAGTGGATTCAGGCTGACAGGCCAAACTTGCAGGCCTACATGAAATCTTAATCCTAAAACAATTAAGGAGAGGAACTTACAAAGCGTTCATAGGCATGGACGTGGCCGGCGAAAACAACGTCAACACGAGCACCGTAAAGCAATCCTTCCATGGCTGCCCTCATGCCGTAGGATTGGTATTCGTCTTGGTGAGCAGCATTGGAATTATACCAGGGGGCGTGAACGAGTGCCACGAGCCATGGCGTTCTCTTTCTGTCTACCTTGGCCAAGTCAGCTTGGAGCCACTTGTACTGAGGTGTCCCAACTTCAAAGCCAGTGTAAGATCCCAACATAAGTACGTGAACCCCAACAACCTCAAATGAATAGTAGAGATTGGAGTCCGACCCACTCTCCTCGTACGGCATATACCACCTTGCATTGTAGGAGGTAAAAGAATGTGTGTGGATAGCAGGGATCTTCTCCACCTCATGGTTCCCTTCCGTTACCATCCAAGGGCGTTGGGAAGCGAGTGGCTCGACCAGTCGGCCGAACGAGTCCCAACGCGGCTGGTACATGTCAGCATAAGATAAATCCCCCGGCAACAGCAACATATCGTAGCTTGAACCGGCGATGTGATCAAGGGTTGATTGTGTCCATTCCGTCTGTCCTAGATCAcctataaaaaaacaaaaaaattcccTTAAGATTCAGTTGTGATTTACTTGGGCCGGACTAATCCGATCCAATTAGGGTTGGATTGGATGAATTTTGAACCGTTTACCAAACGTACCCAAACGTACCTACGATAGCAAATTTGATGGGGAATTGAGCCGGTGGTGTTTTGAAGGTGAACTCACGATCACCAACATTATTTAATCCACAACGGTAGAAATAAGTTGTATCGGGCTTCAGGGGACCGATGACTACATTATGTATTTCTCCAGATTCATACAGCACATACTCGTACGTATTCGTAGTTCCATTAGCATTCCACGTATAAACTCCGGATGATGTTCCATACTTTACGGTTGCTGGAGTCCCAGAATCTTCTGTTATCCACGATATTCTCATCATGTCTGAACCAACCAATGATATATGCACCTGTAACACAAGCAATAAGGTCAGACATCTTATCAtgggacccccccccccccccaactcccaaaaaaataaaaatcataatgattagtaggaaaaaaaatactctTCAATTCCCTAAAGGTGCAACACTTATAATTCGGGGGGTGAAAGTTCGACACATAGAAGATGTTAAATCCAACGGTACTGAGttcgaaaagaaagaaaaaaaaaatgagtcaATTGAACTCAACACTGTTGGATTTAacatcttccacatgtcaagCTCTCAGTCTCGAACTGAACCGCACTATATTTCTAGGGAATTAGAGAAGATTTCAATCCATGATTAGTAGAGTCACGCATTCTTTGTTAAAAATACGTAACATGTGTTATATTTCCAAAGGAAAAAGATATACTAAGACCTCTAGGAGAATTAAATTATGGTAAAgagtaattttctttcttttcggAAGTATATTTCTCTACCAAATACCATTATATTTCCAATGGTGAGAATGATCAAACCACTTAATTCCATGTGATAGAATAAATTATACATGTGGGAAACGTAGTGTGTACCGATGTTTTTTCATTTGTTCCTTTTTGAGTGAAGGTTGATAAGTATAAATTGAAAGTAGTCGTACGACATAAAGTTGACAAATTGTATAGTGACTTTAGTTTTCCATTTCTTATTAATGATAAGTTACCTTCacaaataggaaagaagaaacttaatctaccaaagtaataaaaatgcaacAATGAAGCAAGATAACAGG
This window encodes:
- the LOC122649911 gene encoding probable purple acid phosphatase 20, giving the protein MAIRAFFVVMVFWLTFAGYYRVVLSYNRPPARQTLSIHPSQQIDQSSPQQVHISLVGSDMMRISWITEDSGTPATVKYGTSSGVYTWNANGTTNTYEYVLYESGEIHNVVIGPLKPDTTYFYRCGLNNVGDREFTFKTPPAQFPIKFAIVGDLGQTEWTQSTLDHIAGSSYDMLLLPGDLSYADMYQPRWDSFGRLVEPLASQRPWMVTEGNHEVEKIPAIHTHSFTSYNARWYMPYEESGSDSNLYYSFEVVGVHVLMLGSYTGFEVGTPQYKWLQADLAKVDRKRTPWLVALVHAPWYNSNAAHQDEYQSYGMRAAMEGLLYGARVDVVFAGHVHAYERFTRVYKGQTNACGPVHITIGDGGNREGLAKKYIDPQPKISVFREASFGHGEFQVMNESYALWSWHRNDDDEPVIADSVLLRSLTNDPTCKL